The sequence below is a genomic window from Pseudobacteroides sp..
GCCACCCCTATCAATGATATCTTCTTAATCATACGAATCCCTCCATTTTTTCTCCCTTGAGTTATTTATTGCGGCGTCAACAATGATTTACACCGCATACTTTAATTATATAAAACATACTTAGATTTGGCAAGAATAACCTTCAAAAATACACAGTAATTTCTTAAACATAAACAAAATCATGAAATGATTTTGTCAACTTTGATGGTTGTGGTGAGAAATTATGGTGTAGCATACATCATAATTTCTTAGACATTAAAAAAGACACTCCCTTAGGAAATGTCTTTTATGTTCTATTGAGTTATACTTACAATGCTACTCCACATTGTATTTAATTATCTGTAGGGCCATATACCTTTTGAGTATAGTCTCGATCTGTATGTAAATATCCTCAAGAAATAAGGAATATAGATCTTGATCTTCAACCAGATATTTACTTTCTAATGCCTTATCTATAATACTGCATAATTTCTTTAAGATATCCTTGTCCTCCATCACCTTATAGTTCCTGTCCTTTGCTAATACCAGCTTCAGAAGGGATGGAATCCTGATATTTACATTTTCTCCTTCCCTTTCAAGGCCAAGGAGCATATCAATATCAATGTCCAACTCTTTGATTATTCTAAGTATGGTTTCCAGTTTTGGATTAACTTTATGGCCATTTTCCAGCTGGGACAGATAACCTGGCGATATTCCCACCAGTTTTGCAAAATCAGTGAGCCCGTAACTTTTTTCTTCCCTTTTTAACCTGATTATCTCTCCAACTTTTATTTCCATAAACTTAAGCCCTCCCACACCCATAATAATGTCGAAGTATACAGCTGCTTCTATAGATACCGAACTGTAAAGTTATATATCAGTTCGCTTGGAATAGCCCTTATTCGGCGATTCCGCTCACTGTATATAACTAGTTTTACAGTTCGGTATCTATATGTTAATAAAGCTTGATTCTATTTATCGATTTTAAGTTTTGCAAATTTCCTCTTTCCAACCTGGATTACATCACCATCTTTTATTTCTATATCTGCGTTTGCCTGATCGAATTTTACTTCATTTATCTTAAGGGAGCCCTGTGTAATGAGCCTTCTCGCTTCACTGTTTGAAGGAGCAAGTCCTGTTATGGTAAGAAGCTTTGGTGCCCATATCTTCCCGTCTGTAAGCTCTGAAGAATTTACCGTAACTTCTTCGATATCCTCAGGCACTGCACCTTTTTGGAATACAGATTTGAAATGCTCTTCAGCTTTTAGAGAAGCTTCCTTTCCATGGTACAGCTCTACTACTTCTCTGGCAAGCTTCATCTTAAGATCTCTTGGATTAACAGCATTGTCCTTCATCTGCTGCTTCATAGACTCTATCTCATCCGGGTGAACATCTGTAACAAGTTCATAGTATCTTATAATAAGCTCGTCGGGTATTGACATTGTTTTGCCGTATATGTCATTAGGCTCTTCATTAATACCTATATAGTTTCCAAGGCTTTTACTCATTTTCTTGATGCCATCTGTACCTTCAAGTATTGGCATAAACAAGCCTATTTGAACGTCAGTCTTGCCATATTCCTTCTGAAGCGTTCTGCCCATAAGAATGTTAAACTTCTGGTCTGTTCCCCCAAGCTCAACATCTGCTCCAAGCTCAACAGAATCATAGCCCTGCATCAAAGGATAGAAAAACTCATGAATTGATATCGGAAGATTGGTGGTAAACCTTTTTTTGAAGTCTTCCCTCTCCAACATCCTCGCAACAGTATATTTGGCAGCAAGCTTTATGACATCCGCAAAGTTTAATGGTGCAAGCCATTCGCTGTTAAATCTTACAATAGTTTTCTCCCTATCCAATATCTTGAATATCTGAGTTTTATATGTCTCTGCATTTTTAAGAACTTCTTCCCTTGTAAGCTGCTTTCTGGTTTCAGACTTGCCTGTAGGGTCCCCGATCATTCCGGTATAGTCACCGATTATTATTATTACCTGATGTCCAAGATCCTGAAATGCTTTCAGTTTCCTTAATACAACGGTGTGACCTAAATGTATATCCGGTGCTGTGGGGTCAAGACCAAGCTTTATTTTAAGAGGTTTATTTTCCTTTTGTGATTTTTTTAGTTTTTCCAAAAGCTCGTTTTCACTGATTAATTCGAAAACACCTTTTTTTATAATCCTTAACTGCTCGTTAACATCCATAGTTTATTAAGTCCTCCCGAAATCATATGTATTTATTAAAATCAAAGATAGATTTTTATTTCTTTATATTTCTCTATATTTTATCACTTAAACCATGCAAATTCCAGTATTTTTCCTAGTGAATGAATAAAATATCCTCAAATTAAAACCTTCTGGTGTCCAGCATCAACTGGTCGCGAACCCTTTTAAGCCCTTCCTTAATAGCTCTGGCTCTTATCTCCCCTATTCCTTCAACAGTATCAAGCTCATCGGGAGTAGCCTTTAATATTCCATGGAGATTCACAAACTTTTCCAAAAGATTCTTCACGACAGTCATGGGTACCCTTGGAATCATGCTCATAATCCTGAATCCTTTAGGCGTTACGTTCATAACAATTGTGCTCTCTCTTTGACTATACCCAAGTGCACTGCATATGTTTGTGAGATCTAAAAGCTGATCATCGTCAAAATTCTTTATCATTGTGAGGATATCCTCGGATGTCTTTAAATCATTCCGGACCATGTAATCTTCAATAACCATCCGAACGTCTTCCTCTACATTTACAAGGAGCTCTTCCAACTGCATCCTTATAAGACGGCCTTCATTTCCCAGCTCGCAAATATACCTGTCCACCTCAGCCACTATCCTCATTACCATTTCGGTTCTCTGAATAACATAGGCTACATCATCAAGGGTAACATTGTCTTCAAACTCCAGTACACTCAGGTTCCCTAATGCAGTTATAAGTACTGAGTTATATTTCTCCAGCGTCTGAAGGGCCTGATTGGCCCTTACAAGAAGCATGGACGTATCCTTAAGTATATACTTGCAATCTCCCTTGTATAGAGTGATTATATTTCTTCTTTGGGATATGCACAGAACAATTTCTCCCGACTGTTTTGCCGCTCTTTCGGCACTCTTATGCCTTGTGCCCGTCTCTTCCGTCTGTATTGAAGGGTTAGGTATAAGAAGAGCATTGGCATACAGGATTTTCCTCAAATCCTTGCTGATAATTATAGCACCATCCATTTTAGCCAGCTCATAAAGCTGGGCAGGCGAATACTCCTTATTTATAAAGAATCCCCCATCTACAAGGCTCATAACCTCGCTGGAGTCGCCAATAACAATAAGTGCCCCCGTCCGAGCCTTCAAAATATTTTCCAGGCCTTCCCTCAGCGGAGTCCCAGGTGCCATTATCTTTAAAATTTCCAAAAGCTCATAATCCTTTAATCTGTCTTCTCTCATAATCCTATCCTCCAGCACCTAATAGATACCGAAATATCGAAATTTAAATAATTTATAATTTTATTATCCGGTTCTCATTGCATCAAACCAACAAATCCAAAGCCTCTTTTACATTTTCAACTGCTTTTATTTCTATACCGCTTATATCTTTAATCTGCTTAATTATTTTTTTATTTCCGGAAGGTATAATGCATGTTTTAAAACCTATCCTTTTAGCTTCCATTACCCTCTTATCAATATGGCTTACAGCCCTTACCTCTCCTGTAAGGCCTACTTCTCCGATCAGCACACAATCAGGATCAACTATCTGATTTCTGAAGCTTGATGCTATTGCAATAATCAACCCTAAATCACAGGCAGGTTCATCAATCTTTATACCACCAACTACGTTTACATAAGCATCAAAATTGCCTAGTTGCATCCCTACCCTTTTCTCTAAAACCGCCATTAACAAAGTTATTCTGTTGTAGTCAATGCCGGTAGCCATTCTCCTTGGCATACCAAAGTTTGTCGGACTTACCAGAGCTTGTACCTCAATAAGCATGGGACGAGTCCCCTCCACGCTTGCTACAACAACTGATCCCGGTACATTTACAGGTCTCCCTGACAACATAATGGCTGATGGATTATCTATTTCAGCAAGTCCTGTATCCCTCATTTCAAATATTCCTATCTCATTTGTAGATCCAAACCTGTTCTTAACCGACCTAAGCACCCTGTAACTCATATGCCTGTCCCCCTCAAAATACAGGACAGTATCAACCATGTGCTCTAAGACCCTGGGGCCTGCTATTGCACCCTCTTTAGTAACATGCCCGACAATTATAATGGATATACCATTGTCCTTAGCAATCCTCATAAGTTTTCCGGTTACTTCACGAACTTGACTTACGCTTCCAGGTGCTGAGGTTATGTCCTCGCTGAACATTGTTTGTATGGAGTCTATTATAACAAGCCCAGGCTTTTCTTTTAATATGACAGCCTCAATTGTATTAAAGCTTGTCTCCGATACCATTAGGAGCTTGCTGTTCTTTACCGAAAGCCTGTCTGCTCTTATTTTAATTTGCCCTATGGACTCCTCACCGGAAAAATATAATATATTGGAATTTAAAACCATGCTGTTGCATATCTGAAGAATTAATGTAGACTTACCAATCCCCGGGTCTCCTCCGACCAATATAAGGGATCCCTTAACAAGCCCGCCTCCTAAAACCCTGTCAATTTCCTTAAATCCTGTACAGTATCGTTCTTCTGCATGGGAACTGACATCATTTATACTTACGGGTTTAATGTTCTTAATATCTATATTGTTATTTTTTGATCCACTCTTTGAAACTTCTTCAACAAATGTGTTCCATTGACTGCAGGCAGGGCATTTACCCAGCCAGCCGGAAGACTCATAGCCGCATTCTTGACAAATGTATAATGATTTGTTTTTTGCCATCTAAAACTCCTTCACTTAAAAATTCCTTTGTAATGACTAATATAAAAGTAAAATTTTAGTCATTCCTCTGTATAATTATCGGCAATCAGGCAAAAGAATATATAGGTTAATTTATTATACCACAAATTTTTATATAATTTTATTAAATATTTTCTATTATTAAGTACAAAATAATAGGGTTATATGAAATGAAATTAAATATTTATACTGGAGGAAATGAATGTTGTCCATATTTAACAGCTTTGTATATCTATCAACCCAGATTATCCAAATTCTGATTTTTATGGCAGGCTGCTACTACTTCGGTATATCAGTTTTCGGCTGGATAAAAAGAAAAGAAGATTCTTATAAAGACTATGGACCATCAAAAAAGTTTGCATTGGTTATAGCCGCTCACAACGAAGAACTGGTTATTGCACATATCATAGACAGCCTTAAGAAACAGAATTATCCAAAGGAGCTTTATGATATATTTGTAGTCGCAGATAATTGCACCGACAATACGGCAAAAATAGCATCAGAGCATGGTGCAATTGTCTATAACCGCTCAAATAACGAATTAAAGGGAAAGGGCTTTGCCCTTGAGTGGATGTTTGAGAAGATATTTGATATGGAAAAAAATTATGATGCCATAAGCATTTTTGATGCTGACAATCTTGTTTCATCAAATTATTTAATGGAAATGAACAAGCAGCTGTGCAAGGGTCATAAGGTAGTTCAGGGTTACATAGACAGCAAAAACCCTTTTGATTCATGGATTACTTGCTCCTATTCAATAGCATTTTGGCTTTCCAACAGAATATTCCAGCTGCCCAGGTATTATTTGGGCTTAAGCTGCGGACTTTGCGGCACCGGCTTTTGTGTTGAAACAAAGGTTTTAAAACAGATAGGCTGGGGAGCAACATGCCTCACAGAAGATCTGGAGTTTACCATGAAGCTTGCATTAAACGGAATGAAGGTAGCATGGGCACATAATGCAATTGTTTATGACGAAAAACCTCTTACACTAAGGCAATCCTGGAATCAACGAAAGAGATGGATGCAGGGACACGCAGACTGTGCATCAAGATTTTTAGGTGCCTTGTTTAAAAAAGCCTTCAAGGAGCAAAACTTAGTGGCTTTTGATTGTGCCTTGTACCTTTTCCAGCCCATCAGATTCATATTTATCGGGCTCATTACCATTATGATGTGGATTCAACTTATTTACCCGACATCGCCGTTTTTTAGCCTTAAATACGTCTTTCCCGTAGAAGTGTGGAATGTTTTTGTAGTACTCCAATTTTTTTACGGACCCCTTGTGGTCATTTCAGAAAAGAAGTTTAACAACAAAACAATACTTGGCTTTCTCCTCTATCCTTTTTATTGCCTCACATGGGTACCAATTACCATAGAAGGATTTTTAAGCAAAAATAATAAGGAGTGGGACCACACTACCCACACCCGTGAAATAACCATCAGCGATCTGGAGGAAGCCTAAGCTTCTCCCTCCTCCAGATGTTGAAAGCCGATGGTTCAGTAAAGCATTAGACTGCCTGCCTGTTACTGCCATCCAGATTTACTCTATAGTATTTATTGCCGTCATTAGAATTTCTGTAATAAATATAGTTTCCTAAAATCTCTATATCATTTCCATCATCAACTGAGTCACTGCAAACTTTGGACCTTTCAGATCCATCAAGTTTTACTCTGTAAATGCTTTTAGAGTCACTTTTATTAACATAGTATATCCATCCGTTTAATACATGCTCATAATGGGTATACCAAAAGTCCACATTTCTTCCGTTGCTGGACAGAATATATCCTGTTGGCTCATCCCTAACAATTTCTATACTGTTACCGCCATTTAGGTCTGCCTTTTTAAGCCTCGCTCCGTAATCAAAATTGAAGACCTTATAGAAAATCTCATTGCCCTCGACAAGTACCCACGAAACTACATCATCATGGTTTAGCTGTGACTGATTTTCCCCCTCAGGACCTACCTTGTTGATTTTATAGTCAGCAATAAAATAAATGCTGTTGTCACTGCCTTTATCTATTTCTACAACCTTTGTATTTCCAAGCTTGGTTTTGGATGTTCCATCGGTTTTTACCCTGTACAGTGTGTTTTTGTCACTGTTGTTAATATAGTATATATAATCTCCCATCAACACAATCTCATAAACTTTATCCTGTACAATTTTCATCTCACTGCTGCCATCAAAGTTTATGCTTGTTATGCCACTCTCAGGACTGATGTAGTAATACTTGTCATTTGTTATTATAAGGTTTTTTCTTTCTTTAGCTATCAAATTAAAAAGTTCACTATCCTCAACGCATGGGGTATATGCACTTCTATCCCACCTGTGATCTGTTCCCATTTGTTTATCGGATATATTAAAATACTGGTGGCTCAATATCTCCGTATCATCATTCGATACCGGATCATCAGCTGTAACATCCACCTGATAGTAATTATTGTTTATCTTGACTATATTCCATGCATGTTTCCACTTTTCGCCATTAGATCTTGTTATCCTAGACGGTGATAATGTGCCGTTAAGAGAGTCAAAATCTCCGACAATCATACTGCATTCAATCCCTACTGCATTCATTAAAATTTGAAAACTCCTGGCATAACCGTCGCAAACAGCAATTCCGTTAATCAATGCTCCATAAGCAGTATGAGTCTCATCCGGCAGCGTGTCGTTAATTAAATTTTGCTTGTCATATTTAACTCGGGTAACCAGGTAGTCATGGAGTATCAATTCCTTTTCATATTCAGTCATTTCGGGTTTTATTAGCGATCCTATTATTTCCCGAACCTTTGCCCCCATTTGCTCATACTTCTGGAAGAGTGCATCATCCACTATATCTCCTTTTGATGCAAGGAGATATAGCTTTCTTATGGATTTATGCTCCTTAAGTACGCTTATATCCAAAATAGGGTTGCTCCAAAGATTTAGCATTTCAAGATTTGTAAGACTTTTAATGGGCGAGATATCACTGATTTGATTTTGGGCCAGGTCAAGTCCGTGTAAATCAGCCAGATCGCTTAATGATGAGATATCAGAAACCTGATTTACTTGTAGTGCCAGCATTTTTAAATTTGATAATCCCTTTAAGCCGCTGATATCCGATATACAGTTATCTGAGAGATAGAGATAATTAAGGTTTTTGAGTGCTGAAAGCTTATTTATATCCCTAATCTTATTGCTTTCGAGATCAAGTTCCCTTATGGAGGTAAAATACTCTATTCCTTCCAGGCTAACTATGCCCTTCTCTGCAGCATCCAATTCAACTATATTTTTTACATCGCTGGTCAGAATGTCTCCAACCGGCTTTTTTATTTGGGTTCTTACAACCGCTTCCAAGTTTGTATCAGTAAAACGGATTGCCTTAGGCATAACAATTTCTACAACCCGGTCTTGACTTTTCCACTCCACATCAGTACCGAGGCTCTCCGCTACAAACCTTGCCGGTACAAGAGTTCTACCTTTGACTATCAAAGCCGGCACATCAATAGGCGTGACTCTGCCGTTTATGAAGGCATTTTTTTTATTAATTGTCAATTCTATTGTTGTGTCATTTTTTATGCCTGTAACAGTTTTAGTTCCGGCATCCCATTTCACATCGGCCCCTAAAGACTCGAATATGGCTCTTAGAGGCACAAGAGTCCTTCCTGAAATAATAGCAGGCGGCACATCAAGGTCAAGCTCTCTGCCGTCCACAAAAACCTTTATGATTTTTGTAGCGTTATCCGCTAAAGCATATGTATTGATTATAAAAAACGAGCAAACCATTGAAACAATTATTGAAATCAGCGACAATCCAATCTTGATGCTTTTAGAGTTCCTAGACATGTAACTCTCTCCTTAATTAAAGAAATGTAATGCAAATTTAAAGTGCTGTATTATACAGTTTATCATCTTTTGAAGGTTCCTTCAATATAAGTGTCAAGTACACCATAATTTCTCACAACACAAAAAGGAAGCCCCTTCAAATCATTGGAGCTTCCTCAATCTATGCTGCTTTTATTAAATTACAGGACTTTTTTCTGTTACTTTATTGGTGAATGTGAGATTTTCTCCATCGGAATCAACAAGCACATTATCTCCTGATTTAATCCTTCCTTCTAGGATTTCCTCAGCCAACCTGTCTTCAACCTGACTTTGAATTGCCCTTCTTAAAGGCCTCGCACCATATACCATGTCATAACCTTTGTTTGCTAGAATATCGAGTGCCTTATCCGATACATCAAGCTTAATGTCGTTTGCCTTGAGTCTCTTAGCCAGTCCGTCTATCATAAGCTTAACTATTTCTTTTATATGCAACTCTTCCAATGGATGGAATACAATTATCTCATCAACCCTGTTAAGGAATTCCGGTTTAAATGTATTCTTCAGTTCACCCATAACGTTATTCTTCATTGTTTGATAGTTTTTGGACTTTTCTTCATTGGGTGATGCAAATCCAAGTCTTTTAGGCTCTGTAATCATTCTTGCTCCGACGTTTGATGTCATTATAATAACTGTATTCCTGAAATCTACAGTTCTGCCTTGTGAATCTGTCAAACGTCCATCCTCAAGTATCTGGAGCAAAATGTTGAACACATCGGGATGTGCCTTTTCAACTTCATCAAACAACACTACTGAGTATGGCTTTCTTCTTACCTTCTCTGTGAGCTGACCGCCTTCATCATAACCCACATACCCCGGCGGTGATCCTACAAGTCTGGATACGCTGTGCTTTTCCATGTATTCAGACATATCTATCCTGATCATTGCATTTTCTTCTCCAAATAGAGCTTCCGCTAAAGCCTTGCACAACTCTGTCTTACCAACCCCCGTAGGGCCGAGGAAAATAAATGATCCCACAGGTCTCTTAGGATCCTTAAGACCTACTCTACCTCTTCTTATTGCCTTTGATACTGCCTTAACTGCCTCTTCCTGACCGATAACCCTAAGGTGAAGGACATCCTCCATCTTCATAAGTCTTTCAGTCTCTTCCTCTGCCAGCTTCTTAACCGGTATACCGGTCCAGCTTGCAACCACTTCCGCTATATGGTCCTCAGTAACTGTGTCGGTCTTTACCTGGCTCTTTTGGTACCAATCATTTTTAGCTTTCTCCAGCTCGCTCTTTAACCTTTGCTCTTCGTCCCTGATCCTTGCCGCCTTTTCAAACTCCTGGGACCTTATAGAATCTTCCTTTTCTTTTCTGAGTTTTTCAAACTGCTCTTCCAGCTTTTTAAGGTCAGGCGGTGCCGTAAAGGATTTAAGCCTTACCTTTGAGCCTGCTTCATCAATCAAGTCAATAGCCTTATCGGGAAGGAATCTGTCCGTAATATATCTGTCGGAAAACTTAACTGCCGCCTCAATGGCTTCATCTGTTATTTTTACCCTGTGATGAGCCTCATACTTATCCCTTACACCTTTTAATATTCCTATTGCCTCTTCTACCGAAGGCTCTCCAACAGTAATAGGCTGGAATCTTCTTTCAAGTGCAGCATCCTTTTCAACATGTTTCCTGTATTCATCAAGAGTAGTAGCACCTATAACCTGAATCTCTCCCCTTGCAAGGGATGGCTTTAAAATATTGGAGGCATCGATAGCTCCTTCAGCCGCACCTGCACCTATAATTGTGTGCATTTCATCTATGAATAAAATAACGTTCCCGGCTTTTCTTATTTCATCAAGGGCCTTTTTAAGACGTTCCTCAAATTCGCCCCTGTACTTTGCACCTGCTACCATTGAAGATAAATCCAAGGTCACCACTCTTTTGTCCTTAAGGATTTCAGGAATATTTCCTTCAACTATCTTTTGTGCCAGACCCTCGGCAATAGCAGTTTTTCCAACTCCTGGTTCACCTATTAGGCAAGGATTGTTTTTTGTTCTTCTGCTAAGGATCTGGATAACCCTTTCAATTTCATTATCACGGCCAATAACAGGGTCAAATTTATCTTCTCTTGCCATTTCTGTCAAATCCCTGCCAAACTGGTTAAGTGTAGGAGTGTTTGAATTTGCACTATGATTCTTAGGCTCTCCTGCAGAACCTGGTGCCTCTTCAGTAAGCATTTTACTGATCTCGTTTATCAGCTTCTGCGGATCAACCCCCAAATCGATAAGTATCCTTACCGCTACACTCTCCCCTTCTTTCATAATTCCAAGTATCAAATGCTCAGTACCTATATAGTTTTGACCCATTCTTCTTGCTTCCTTAAAGCTTAGCTCCAGAACTCTTTTCGTCCTTGGTGTAAATCCTAAAGGCTGCTCCCCTGTCTGTTCACCTTTTCCTATGAGCTCTTCAATTTCCTTTAAAACTTTTTCTTCGGTTACGCCCTGGCTTTGCAGTACCCTTGAAGCAATTCCGGTACCTTCCCTGACCAAACCGAGTAAAAGGTGTTCTGTTCCTACGTAATTATGTCCAAGCTGCATAGCACTTTCCTGTGAATGGGTTATAGCTTTTTCTGCTTTCTCTGTAAATCTACCGTACATTCAAATCACTCCTTTGTCTTGTTTAATTTTTTGCGGATAATTTCAGCTCTTCCAACATCTCTTTCCATCTGGCCCGATGAATTGGGCAATAATACCTGCAAACTCCCTGGCTGTATAACTCCCATGAGCTCATTTATTGTCTTAGTGTCTACGTCCTTAATAATTCCCATATCTATTCCAAGTCTAACATCGGATAAAAGCTTATGGCTTTCTTCGGATGTCAACACCCTAGCATTCTTTAGGATACCAAGGGACCTAAAAATTTTGTCCTCAAACATAAATGTATTCTGCTTATAAAGGTCATCCCTCAATGCTCTTTCCTGATTAATTATCTGCTTTGTTATATTTTTAATGTTATAAACTATTTCTTCTTCCGACTGGCCTAATGTAACCTGGTTTGAAACCTGGAACATATTTCCCAAAGCCTCTGTGTTCTCTCCGTACAATCCCCTGACTGTAACGCCAATCTTGCCGCAGGCTTCCAATATGCCTTTCAAGTAGCCTGACATTGTTATTGCCGGAAGATGCAGCATCACAGACGCTCTTATCCCTGTACCTATATTGGTCGGACAGCTTGTAAGGTACCCAATCTTTTCATCATATGCATACTCAACCTTTTCACTTATTATATCATCGGTTTTGTTGCATAAATTCAGAGCCTCATCAAGCTGCATACCCGGTAACATCGTTTGTATCCTTAAATGATCCTCTTCATTTATCATAATGCTGATTTTCTCATCCTTGCTTATAATCGCAGCACTTAATTTTCTATTGTCCATCAATTCCTTGCTGATTAGATGTTTCTCCACCAAAACAAGTTTTTCTATATTGTTTAATTTCTGGAGCTCAAAATACAGAAAATCTTTTGCCAAATCGCTTTTATTATTAAACACTATTTCTTTAATCTTATTTATAATAAAGATGCTTTGATCAAAGTCCATTCTGACCGGAAAAGGGTATTCATTAATATTTCTGGCCATCCTCACTCTACTGGTCATTACAATATCAGACTCAGGTATATTTTTAGCTTCACTTCCGAACATAAACTCCCCTCCCATTTCCATATCTATTATTCAAGTATAATATATTAAAATACAAGGCAGTGAATAAGATTATCCGGTAGTATTATGTACCTCCAATTGATCAGCCGAGTATTGCCTTAATTATCCAATCACCTCAATATTATCGGCATTATATATCATAAACTAAAGTACAACTATTCCAGACCTTTAATTTTATCCCGTATCTCAGCTGCCTTCTCATATTCTTCTTTTTCTATTGCCTGCTGTAAAAGTGCCTTAAGCTTATCAATTTCTTTGGATATGCTGTGGCTCTCACCTGTCAGTTTAGGTGCCTTACCATGATGCTCAATACTTCCGTGAAGCCTTCTTAGTAAAGGCTTAATCCCATCTCCATACATTTCATAGCAC
It includes:
- the radA gene encoding DNA repair protein RadA, encoding MAKNKSLYICQECGYESSGWLGKCPACSQWNTFVEEVSKSGSKNNNIDIKNIKPVSINDVSSHAEERYCTGFKEIDRVLGGGLVKGSLILVGGDPGIGKSTLILQICNSMVLNSNILYFSGEESIGQIKIRADRLSVKNSKLLMVSETSFNTIEAVILKEKPGLVIIDSIQTMFSEDITSAPGSVSQVREVTGKLMRIAKDNGISIIIVGHVTKEGAIAGPRVLEHMVDTVLYFEGDRHMSYRVLRSVKNRFGSTNEIGIFEMRDTGLAEIDNPSAIMLSGRPVNVPGSVVVASVEGTRPMLIEVQALVSPTNFGMPRRMATGIDYNRITLLMAVLEKRVGMQLGNFDAYVNVVGGIKIDEPACDLGLIIAIASSFRNQIVDPDCVLIGEVGLTGEVRAVSHIDKRVMEAKRIGFKTCIIPSGNKKIIKQIKDISGIEIKAVENVKEALDLLV
- the tyrS gene encoding tyrosine--tRNA ligase translates to MDVNEQLRIIKKGVFELISENELLEKLKKSQKENKPLKIKLGLDPTAPDIHLGHTVVLRKLKAFQDLGHQVIIIIGDYTGMIGDPTGKSETRKQLTREEVLKNAETYKTQIFKILDREKTIVRFNSEWLAPLNFADVIKLAAKYTVARMLEREDFKKRFTTNLPISIHEFFYPLMQGYDSVELGADVELGGTDQKFNILMGRTLQKEYGKTDVQIGLFMPILEGTDGIKKMSKSLGNYIGINEEPNDIYGKTMSIPDELIIRYYELVTDVHPDEIESMKQQMKDNAVNPRDLKMKLAREVVELYHGKEASLKAEEHFKSVFQKGAVPEDIEEVTVNSSELTDGKIWAPKLLTITGLAPSNSEARRLITQGSLKINEVKFDQANADIEIKDGDVIQVGKRKFAKLKIDK
- a CDS encoding helix-turn-helix transcriptional regulator, coding for MEIKVGEIIRLKREEKSYGLTDFAKLVGISPGYLSQLENGHKVNPKLETILRIIKELDIDIDMLLGLEREGENVNIRIPSLLKLVLAKDRNYKVMEDKDILKKLCSIIDKALESKYLVEDQDLYSLFLEDIYIQIETILKRYMALQIIKYNVE
- the disA gene encoding DNA integrity scanning diadenylate cyclase DisA, which encodes MREDRLKDYELLEILKIMAPGTPLREGLENILKARTGALIVIGDSSEVMSLVDGGFFINKEYSPAQLYELAKMDGAIIISKDLRKILYANALLIPNPSIQTEETGTRHKSAERAAKQSGEIVLCISQRRNIITLYKGDCKYILKDTSMLLVRANQALQTLEKYNSVLITALGNLSVLEFEDNVTLDDVAYVIQRTEMVMRIVAEVDRYICELGNEGRLIRMQLEELLVNVEEDVRMVIEDYMVRNDLKTSEDILTMIKNFDDDQLLDLTNICSALGYSQRESTIVMNVTPKGFRIMSMIPRVPMTVVKNLLEKFVNLHGILKATPDELDTVEGIGEIRARAIKEGLKRVRDQLMLDTRRF
- a CDS encoding glycosyltransferase family 2 protein, which gives rise to MLSIFNSFVYLSTQIIQILIFMAGCYYFGISVFGWIKRKEDSYKDYGPSKKFALVIAAHNEELVIAHIIDSLKKQNYPKELYDIFVVADNCTDNTAKIASEHGAIVYNRSNNELKGKGFALEWMFEKIFDMEKNYDAISIFDADNLVSSNYLMEMNKQLCKGHKVVQGYIDSKNPFDSWITCSYSIAFWLSNRIFQLPRYYLGLSCGLCGTGFCVETKVLKQIGWGATCLTEDLEFTMKLALNGMKVAWAHNAIVYDEKPLTLRQSWNQRKRWMQGHADCASRFLGALFKKAFKEQNLVAFDCALYLFQPIRFIFIGLITIMMWIQLIYPTSPFFSLKYVFPVEVWNVFVVLQFFYGPLVVISEKKFNNKTILGFLLYPFYCLTWVPITIEGFLSKNNKEWDHTTHTREITISDLEEA
- a CDS encoding leucine-rich repeat protein; its protein translation is MSRNSKSIKIGLSLISIIVSMVCSFFIINTYALADNATKIIKVFVDGRELDLDVPPAIISGRTLVPLRAIFESLGADVKWDAGTKTVTGIKNDTTIELTINKKNAFINGRVTPIDVPALIVKGRTLVPARFVAESLGTDVEWKSQDRVVEIVMPKAIRFTDTNLEAVVRTQIKKPVGDILTSDVKNIVELDAAEKGIVSLEGIEYFTSIRELDLESNKIRDINKLSALKNLNYLYLSDNCISDISGLKGLSNLKMLALQVNQVSDISSLSDLADLHGLDLAQNQISDISPIKSLTNLEMLNLWSNPILDISVLKEHKSIRKLYLLASKGDIVDDALFQKYEQMGAKVREIIGSLIKPEMTEYEKELILHDYLVTRVKYDKQNLINDTLPDETHTAYGALINGIAVCDGYARSFQILMNAVGIECSMIVGDFDSLNGTLSPSRITRSNGEKWKHAWNIVKINNNYYQVDVTADDPVSNDDTEILSHQYFNISDKQMGTDHRWDRSAYTPCVEDSELFNLIAKERKNLIITNDKYYYISPESGITSINFDGSSEMKIVQDKVYEIVLMGDYIYYINNSDKNTLYRVKTDGTSKTKLGNTKVVEIDKGSDNSIYFIADYKINKVGPEGENQSQLNHDDVVSWVLVEGNEIFYKVFNFDYGARLKKADLNGGNSIEIVRDEPTGYILSSNGRNVDFWYTHYEHVLNGWIYYVNKSDSKSIYRVKLDGSERSKVCSDSVDDGNDIEILGNYIYYRNSNDGNKYYRVNLDGSNRQAV